AGAGGCGAACAAAATGGCCTCGTACGGGGCACACGCGGTGTACATTGTGGATTCAGCGGGTGCGATGTTGATGGACGAGGTTCGCGCCAAGGTATCCGCACTGCGCAACGCCTTGCCAGATGACGTGCAGGTTGGTTTCCACGCACATAACAACCTCGGCGTCTCGGTGGCGAATTCCATCGCGGCTGTTGAAGAAGGCGCATTCCGCATCGATGCGAGCCTTGGCGGCCTCGGTGCCGGCGCTGGCAACACGCCACTGGAAGTGTTCGTGGCAGCCTGCGAAAAATACGGAATTGACACGGGTGTCCAATTGTATCCGGTCATGGACGCTGCGGAAGATGTCGTTCGCCCTAGGATGCATCGCCCAATTATCACGGATAGGACGAGTTTGACACTTGGCTACGCAGGCGTTTACTCCAGCTTTTTGCTTCACGCGCAGCGCGCAGCGGAACAGTTCTCTGTCGACACGCGCGACGTGCTCGTCGAACTCGGGCGCCGCAAGGTGGTTGGCGGTCAGGAGGACATGATTGTCGACGTGGCGTTTGATATTGCCCATGGGAAAGCGGCGGCCACGCACTAAGCCGACGATGGGCGCAGCGCGTTTGCAGAAGTGGGCATGACAAGGACAAGGGAGGGCACTTTTGTGGGATTGCGGGCCATTGCCGATGAAATCTATCAACACCAAATTACTGCACAGGAGCTAGACAAGATTACCCTTCGTTACGATGGCCTTACGGTCGATGACGCATATGCCATTCAACAACTGACGATTCAGAAGTATACGAACCAGGGTGACAGGTTGATCGGCTGGAAGATGGGCCTGACGAGCAAAGCAAAGCAACAGTCGGTGGGCGTGGATGAAGCGATTTTCGGCCATTTGCTCGAGTCGATGGAACTGACAAATCCGGAGATATCCCTAAAGGGATTGATTCATCCGCGCGTGGAGCCGGAAATTGCGTTTGTGTTTAAGCACAGGCTGGAGGGTACACACATCACTGCACGGGACGTCTGGCTCGCGACGGAATGCGTGATGCCTGCAGTCGAAGTCATCGACAGCCGCTATAAAAACTTCTCATTTACATTGGTCGATGTGATTGCGGATAACGCTTCGAGTGCGAAGTTTTATGTGGCAGATCAGGCGTTTTCACCTTACCAATTTCAACTCGACAAGCTTGGGGTTGTCATGTGTCGCAATGGCGAGGTGGCGCAGACTGGCGCCGGTGCAGCCGTACTGGGCCATCCTGTCCGCTCGATTATCGAACAGGTGCACATGTTGAGTCGTATTGGCAAGGCGATTGAGCCAGGAATGGTCGTCCTTACGGGCGGGATTACAGAGGCCATTTACATCTATGACCAAGATACGATATCAGTCGAATTTGAGGGAATGGGCGACATTGAACTGTCGGTTCATGCCTGACGGGAGGGTTTCACATGCCGTTGATTCAGATGAGTATTTTAGAAGGGCGTTCCAAAGAGGCGAAAAAGGCAGCTATGAAAGAAGTTACCGATGCAGTGGTGCGAACGCTAGGGGTACCGCCAGAAACGGTGCGCGTGTTGATTTATGAAATGCCGAAGGAGCACTGGGGTGTCGGCGGAATTTCGAAAGCGGATGAATCGAATTAATTTCGTTCTTTTAAAAATTCTGAGGTGAATGCCTTGTTCGATGTACATTCTCATTTTGTTCCGGAGGCCGTGTTGTCATGGCTGAAGGAAAATGCCAATCTCGTTCGCGCGACATGGGAACAGCGTGGCGTGGGTAAGGAGCCCTTTCTCGCTATCGACGGCAGATGGTCGTTCGAGTTAAAACGCGCATTTTATGCGCGTGAGTTATACCTTGAGGAACAGCGTACAGCAGGTGTTACGCATACGCTTGTCTCACCCATTCCGCAACTGTTTCTCTACGATTTTCCGCATGAATTGACGGCTGAGGTAGCTGAGTTGTACAACGATGAACTCAGCCGTTTCGTTGCCGCAAATGCCAAAATCTTGTCCGGTTTGGCAACGGTACCGCTCAATCACCCGGAAACGGCCGCTCGCGTCCTCGCGCGAGCGGTTTCGCAGGGCTTGAAGGGCGCCATTATCGGGCCAGGGCATGCTGGACAGCTACTCAGTGACGAGCGGTTTACACCGTTTTGGGAAGCAGCCGACGCGGCGCGCGCCATCGTGTTCATCCACCCGCTGCTCAACACAGATCCGCGGATTCAACGGCGGATGATGCCCAACTTGATTGGTGTTCCGTGGGAGACGACGGCTTGTGCGCTCGATTTAATCCTTGGCGGCGTACTCGATAAATTCCCAAATGCGCGCATTTTGCTCGCACATGGCGGGGGCTTTTTGCCCTATCAGATTGGTCGTCTAAACCAAGGTTACGAAGTATGGCCACAGGTTTCCTCGCTGCTTACAGATAGGCCTGAGGCGTACTTGCAAAGGCTTTTTTACGATAATGTGCTGTGGCATGAGGACGCTCTGGCGTACTTGCGAAAACTGGTCGGGGACGACAGAGTTTTGCCGGGTTCTGATTACCCGTTTGATTTAAAGACGTGGCCCCCAGCACAGAGCAGTGATGCCGCGGCAAGCGCGTTTCTCGGCCTGTGATATTTAGGTGCCTTCAGTGTGGCGCCTTCAGCAGTACCCATATGGCTTAGGCGCCTCGGAAATTTCTGTTTATCACGACGCTTCTGGCACGGAGGTGTACGTCATGATTGTCGGGTATATGGGGTTTGGTGAAGCTGCGCGGGCAATCACCGCGGGGCTGCGCGAGGCTGGGGTAGAGGATATTGTTGCGTATGACGCATTTCGCAACGAGTCGCTGGAAGACCGCGCGCGCCAAATTGGTGTCGCCCTGCAGGACGGACCGGAGGGTGTGGGGCGGCAGGCGGATATCGTATTTTCACTGGTCACGCCGAGTTCTGCACTGGACGTGGCGAGATCGGCTGCGCCATACTTGCGCACGAATGCAGTATACGCTGACCTGAACTCTTGTTCGCCGAAGGTCAAACGGGATATCGCCCAGGTTCTTGCGAATACCGGTGTGCGGTTCACTTGTGTTGCCGTGATGTCCGCAGTTCCACCGTTGCGTCACAAAGTGCCGATGTTGGCCGATGGACCTGGGGCAGCGCCTTTGAAGCAGGCGATGGATCCCTACGGAATGCAGATAGACGTGATAGACGGGGCGATTGGCAGTGCGGCCGCGATTAAGATGTGCCGCAGCGTCATTGTCAAAGGCATGGAAGCGCTGTTTTTGGAGGCGCTCTTGGCGGCCGACGCTGCCGGTGTGGCAGACGAAGTCCTGGCGTCCGCTGACGCATCGTTCGGACATATGACCGTGTCTGAGTTGGCGAATTATCTCGTCGTGCGCAACATGCAACATGGCGAACGGCGGGCGCATGAGTTGCGGGAGGCTGCCGAGACCGTCGCCGAATTGGGATACGATCCGCTCGTCACAGAGGGAGCCGCCAAACGGTTGGAATGGTCAGCGCAGCGGCAGAAGGCAAGCGACGGTGTGGCGCAAGTGCCGGCGTCTTACAAAGCGGCCTTGGACATTTTGCGACAGTCGAGCGACAACACGGACTGACGACATGCGTCGCGGGTGGCGGCGGGATGCTGTGGGCGCGCGCCGCCTGGCTGGGGCTGGCCGATGCGGAGCCGCCGCTAGGCTCGGCGCTTACGGTAAGCTGGCCATGGTTGCGCTCGGTACCCACGGCGCCCACGGCGCATGTCCTAATAAGACATATCAACTAAAAATCCGCCGGATAAGGTCGAAAAAATACCCTAATCGGCGCCGCGGCCCCGTTTTTCAAAGGTTTTATGGGGCATAAGACAAAATTCGTGCACTAAATGCTCCGAATCCGGCCATATGCCGCGAATAAGGCAGAAAATCTGCACTATCCTCGCCACCTCCACGCGCACCGCCCGCACCCCGCACCCCGCACCCCGCACCCTGCAAAATGGTTTACCGATTTTTCAAACAGTACGTTAAGATGGAGCTATTCGGCTCACGAGGGTACATATTTGCGAATCCGGAAACAATCACTGTCGCCGGTACTGGAGGATGACTGACGCGATGCAGGCAAAATATTGGACTTATCGAGAAATGTGGGATGAACTGCGTAGGCTTGAGGCAGCGCACCCGAATCTGATGGACGTGGAAGTGATTGGGCAAAGCCGCGAAGGGCGCGATATTGCGGCAGTCACCTTGACGAATCAAGCGACAGGTGCGCCGGCACACAAATCGGCTGTCTTTGTCGACGCGAATATACACGCGGGCGAGGTGTCGGCGAACTCGGTCGCGATGTACTGGATTTCCTGGTGTCTTGCACATTACGGTGAGGATACGCAGGCTACAGCGCTGCTGGATCAGCATACAGTCTACCTCGTGCCGCGCATTGCGCTCGATGGTGCGGAGTTGTACTTGACCACGCCTGCAAGATTTCGTTCCAGCCCTCACCTGTATCCTTACACGGAACCGCGGGAAGGCTTTGTCGCCGATGACGTAAACGGCGATGGGCATATCCTGCAGATGCGCGTTCCGGCAGTCGATGGCGGATATGCCATTGACGAGGTGGATCCACGGGTGATGCGCCCGCGCCGGCCGGGGGAAATGGGGGGTCAGTACTATCACGTGTTCGAGGAAGGACGGATTGATAGGCTGGCAAAGACCGGGGAGCTTCCCGAGTTCGCCAAAGCGCACCCGGCGCGTCGGGCGACGATGGACTTTAACCGCAACTTCCCCATTCGCTGGGCCGGAGAGAGTGGTCAGCCGGGAGCCGGACCTTACCCCTTGTCCGAACCGGAATTGCGGAGTCTCGCTGATTTTATTCATCAGCACCCAAACATTGCGGCCTATGCGGCGCTACATACGTCGGGCGGCGTCATTTTGCGTCAGCCGTCGACTGGGGATGATACGGTGCTATCGCAGACCGACCGCCATCTGTTCAGCAGGGTAGCTGAGATG
Above is a genomic segment from Alicyclobacillus acidoterrestris containing:
- the dmpG gene encoding 4-hydroxy-2-oxovalerate aldolase yields the protein MAYKYRIELTDVTLRDGMHAVRHQFSVEDASAIASALDGTGVALIEATHGDGLGGSSVQYGFSKETEADYLRAVCGVVSQSKVAALLLPGIGTVEDLKRAVECGIQAVRVATHSTEADISAQHIEEARKLGLDTVGFLMMSHMTPTERLVEEANKMASYGAHAVYIVDSAGAMLMDEVRAKVSALRNALPDDVQVGFHAHNNLGVSVANSIAAVEEGAFRIDASLGGLGAGAGNTPLEVFVAACEKYGIDTGVQLYPVMDAAEDVVRPRMHRPIITDRTSLTLGYAGVYSSFLLHAQRAAEQFSVDTRDVLVELGRRKVVGGQEDMIVDVAFDIAHGKAAATH
- a CDS encoding 2-keto-4-pentenoate hydratase, producing the protein MGLRAIADEIYQHQITAQELDKITLRYDGLTVDDAYAIQQLTIQKYTNQGDRLIGWKMGLTSKAKQQSVGVDEAIFGHLLESMELTNPEISLKGLIHPRVEPEIAFVFKHRLEGTHITARDVWLATECVMPAVEVIDSRYKNFSFTLVDVIADNASSAKFYVADQAFSPYQFQLDKLGVVMCRNGEVAQTGAGAAVLGHPVRSIIEQVHMLSRIGKAIEPGMVVLTGGITEAIYIYDQDTISVEFEGMGDIELSVHA
- a CDS encoding 2-hydroxymuconate tautomerase, producing the protein MPLIQMSILEGRSKEAKKAAMKEVTDAVVRTLGVPPETVRVLIYEMPKEHWGVGGISKADESN
- a CDS encoding amidohydrolase family protein codes for the protein MFDVHSHFVPEAVLSWLKENANLVRATWEQRGVGKEPFLAIDGRWSFELKRAFYARELYLEEQRTAGVTHTLVSPIPQLFLYDFPHELTAEVAELYNDELSRFVAANAKILSGLATVPLNHPETAARVLARAVSQGLKGAIIGPGHAGQLLSDERFTPFWEAADAARAIVFIHPLLNTDPRIQRRMMPNLIGVPWETTACALDLILGGVLDKFPNARILLAHGGGFLPYQIGRLNQGYEVWPQVSSLLTDRPEAYLQRLFYDNVLWHEDALAYLRKLVGDDRVLPGSDYPFDLKTWPPAQSSDAAASAFLGL
- a CDS encoding NAD(P)-dependent oxidoreductase yields the protein MIVGYMGFGEAARAITAGLREAGVEDIVAYDAFRNESLEDRARQIGVALQDGPEGVGRQADIVFSLVTPSSALDVARSAAPYLRTNAVYADLNSCSPKVKRDIAQVLANTGVRFTCVAVMSAVPPLRHKVPMLADGPGAAPLKQAMDPYGMQIDVIDGAIGSAAAIKMCRSVIVKGMEALFLEALLAADAAGVADEVLASADASFGHMTVSELANYLVVRNMQHGERRAHELREAAETVAELGYDPLVTEGAAKRLEWSAQRQKASDGVAQVPASYKAALDILRQSSDNTD
- a CDS encoding M14 family metallopeptidase, with amino-acid sequence MQAKYWTYREMWDELRRLEAAHPNLMDVEVIGQSREGRDIAAVTLTNQATGAPAHKSAVFVDANIHAGEVSANSVAMYWISWCLAHYGEDTQATALLDQHTVYLVPRIALDGAELYLTTPARFRSSPHLYPYTEPREGFVADDVNGDGHILQMRVPAVDGGYAIDEVDPRVMRPRRPGEMGGQYYHVFEEGRIDRLAKTGELPEFAKAHPARRATMDFNRNFPIRWAGESGQPGAGPYPLSEPELRSLADFIHQHPNIAAYAALHTSGGVILRQPSTGDDTVLSQTDRHLFSRVAEMGARVSGYFAGSNYEKFATGHEKVLMPGAADDWLYDHFGILGFTVEIWDLCRRAGARGYGEFGVRHLMRLSPEERTEDERKLYAWATREGGPDAVFPWTPFEHPDFGFVEIGGLNPKFLVQNPPLHLLEEECANVSAFLTGLGLSTPQLIIPSIRVVQTAPGVFRVVAEVSNAGFLPTSSTDKGRELSLCGVCAAIEGDVEVIAGESPTTIGQLDGYGSSSMWIPPGEQRGYVEWVVRGEPGTRVDVVFEGARAGRVAQTIVLDATMDAQDA